Genomic window (Geoalkalibacter ferrihydriticus DSM 17813):
GTTGATAACGCGCCGGTAAAGATCATTGAGGTCCGAAGTGGCGAAGCGTCCACCATCCAGGGGCACCAAGGGCCGCAGCTCCGGCGGCAGGACCGGAAGGGTTTCGAGAATCATCCATTCGGGACGATTGCCGCTGGCGCGAAAAGCCTCGACAACCTTGAGGCGTTTGGCCATTTTTTTACGCTTAGCCTCGCTTGCGGCCTCGCGCATCTCCTGGCGCAACTCGACAGAAAGCGATTCAAGTTCGAGTCCAGACAGAAGTTCACGAATACCCTCAGCCCCCATGCTGGCTGAGAATTGCCCGGCGAATTCCTCCATCGCCTCGCGATACTTGTCCTCGGTCAGCAATTGGCCGGCGGTCAGTCCCGTGTCCCCGCCATCAAGCACCACGTAGGCCTCGAAATACAGAACCTTCTCCAGCTCCTTTAGAGTCATGTCTAGAAGAGTCCCGATACGGGAAGGCAGAGATTTCAGAAACCAGATATGCGCGACCGGGCAAGCCAGATCGATATGCCCGAGGCGTTCGCGGCGCACCTTGCTCGGGATGACTTCCACCCCGCACTTCTCACACACGATGCCGCGATGCTTCATGCGCTTGTATTTTCCGCAGTTACATTCGTAATCCTTGGTCGGCCCAAAAATCTTAGCGCAAAACAGGCCGTCGCGTTCAGGCTTGAAGGTGCGATAGTTTATCGTTTCGGGCTTTTTGACTTCACCAAAGGAGCGCTCACGAATCTTGTCCGGTGAGGACACCGAGAGACGAATGGCATTAAAACTCAGCGGATCCTTAGGGGTCTCAAAAAGGCTGAAGATATCTTCCAAGACACATCCTCCTTGTAGGATGGGGTTTATTCTTCTTCTTCCTCAAGAAGTTCGACGTCGAGGCACAGCGACTGCAATTCCTTGATCAGCACGTTGAAGGATTCGGGCAGTCCCGCCTCCAGGGTGTGCTTGCCTTTGACGATCGACTCGTAAATACGGGTACGACCGGCAACATCGTCGGATTTGACGGTAAGGAACTCTTGCAGGGCATGCGCCGCGCCATAGGCCTCCATCGCCCATACTTCCATCTCTCCGAGGCGCTGACCCCCGAACTGGGCCTTGCCGCCCAAAGGCTGCTGAGTAACCAGGCTGTAAGGTCCGATACTCCGTGCATGGATTTTGTCATCGACCAGGTGGTGCAGTTTGAGCATATACATGATACCAACGGTGACCTGCTCCTTGAACGCCTCGCCGGTCTTGCCGTCATGCAGAGTCACCTGCCCCGAGGTGGGACAATCGGCGCGCGAAAGGGCATCCTTAACCAATGCCTCCGGAACCCCTTCAAAGACGGGGGATGCCATCGGAATCCCACTCGAAAGCCGGCGCGCCAGAGCCAGAGTGTCTTCATCGGTAAGTTCATCGATAAAGACGCTGGTCTCCTTGTCGTCATAGGCAGTCTTGATCTTGTCCTTGAGCTGCGCTATTCCGAACTTCTCCTCAAGCGCCGCCTGAATTTGCAGACCAAGTCCACGGGCTGCAAGCCCCAGGTGGGTCTCAAGAATCTGTCCGACGTTCATACGGGAAGGCACACCAAGGGGATTGAGGACGATCTCAACCGGCGTTCCGTCAGCCATATACGGCATGTCCTCTTCGGGCAGGACCCGCGAAAGCACACCCTTGTTACCGTGACGTCCGGCCATCTTGTCGCCGACCTGCAGCTTGCGCTTGATGGCAATATAAACCTTGACCATCTTGATCACGCCTGGCGGCAGATCGTCCCCCCGCTTGATTTTTTCAATCTTATCGGCAAATACGCCACGAATAAGGTCCTCGCGCTCGCGAAGGCGCCGCAGCAATTCGGCAAGCTTTTCCTCCGCCTCGTCGGCGCCGGTCAGGGACAGTTCAGCCCAGCGTACCACGGGGATACGCATCAGGGCGTCCTCATTGATCTTCACCCCTTTGCCAAGCAGAACATTGCCCTTATCGTCGGTAATGGTTACGGCCGATGTCTGGCCGAGAAGAATATTGCGCAACTTGGCTCGGGCCGAATTGCGGATAATGCGGATTTCATCGTCCTGATCCTTGAGCAGCTTGTCGATCTCAGACTTCTCGATGATTTCGGTACGACTGTCCTTGTCGGCGCCTTTGCGCGAAAACACCCGTGCGCCGATGACGACCCCCTCAACCCCGGGCGGAACCCGCAGCGAGGTATCGCGCACATCGCCGGCTTTTTCCCCGAAAATAGCGCGCAACAATTTTTCTTCAGGCGAAAGCTGAGTTTCCCCTTTGGGGGTTATCTTTCCGACCATGATATCGCCGGGGCCAACCTCAGCCCCGATGCGAATGATGCCGCTCTCGTCGAGATTGGCCAAGGCATCTTCACCCAGATTCGGAATGTCGTTGGTGATTTCCTCTTTCCCCAGCTTTGTGTCGCGAGCGACGCACTCGAATTCTTCGATGTGAATGGAGGTATAGCGGTCTTCCTTAACCAGCTTTTCGGAAATCAGAATCGAGTCCTCGAAATTGTACCCTTCCCAAGGCATGAAAGCGACCAACACATTCTGCCCCAGAGCAAGCTCACCCCATTCCGTTGAAGGGCCGTCGGCAATGATGTCGCCGCGTTTGACGCGATTGCCGACACGGACGATGGGCTTCTGATTAAGGCATGTATTCTGGTTGGAACGGGCGAACTTGATCAGGTTGTATATATCAACACCCGTACCTGTTTCATCAACCTCGTTCTCGTCAATCTTTACAACGATGCGTGCGGCGTCGACCGTTTCGACCACGCCGTTATGGCGAGCCACAACCGAGGCGCCCGAGTCATGAGCAACAATCCGCTCCATGCCGGTACCCACGAGTGGCGCATCGGAACGCAACAGCGGCACGGCCTGGCGCTGCATATTGGAACCCATCAGGGCACGATTGGCATCGTCATTTTCGAGAAAAGGAATCAACGAAGCCGCGACCGACACCAACTGTTTGGGCGAGACATCCATCAACTCGATGTCTTCGCGATTGGCCATAATAAATTCGCCATTCTTGCGCGCCGTAACCAGTTCGTTCTGAAAACGGTCATCATCGGTCAAGGGTGCGTTGGCCTGTGCAATTGCGTGGTTTTCTTCTTCCAGGGCCGAGAAATACTTGATTTCGCTACTTACCTGACCGTCATGTACAATACGGTAGGGCGTTTCAACAAACCCGTATTCGTTAATCCTGGCATAGGTTGAAAGCGAAGCGATCAGACCGATGTTGGGACCCTCGGGAGTTTCAATAGGACATACGCGACCATAGTGGGTCGGGTGTACGTCACGCACCTCAAAGCCGGCGCGTTCGCGCGTCAAACCACCGGGTCCAAGAGCAGAGAGACGCCGCTTGTGGGTGATTTCCGACAGAGGGTTGGTCTGGTCCATGAACTGGGACAGCTGTGAAGAGCCGAAAAATTCTTTCACCACCGCGGAGACCGGCTTGGAATTGACCAGGTCATGAGGCATGAGACTATCAACATCTTGAAGACTCATCCGTTCCTTGATGGCCCGCTCCATGCGCACCAACCCAATGCGGTACTGATTTTCAAGCAACTCGCCAACAGTACGAACCCGGCGATTACCCAGATGGTCGATATCATCGATTGCGCCTTTACCGTTGCGCATATCAATGAGATAACGCACCACCTCAAGGATGTCTTCCTTGGTTAGCGTCGTATGTTCGAGGGGGGTATCGAGTCCAAGCTTGTAGTTGAGCTTGAGGCGACCTACCGTCGAAAGATCATAACGTTCCGGATTGAAGAACAGACTGTCAAACAAATTGGTCGCACTCTTGAGAGTGGGAGGATCGCCCGGACGCAGCCGCCGAAAGATTTCGATGATCGCCTCTTCGCTACCAGCGATCTTGTCGACCAGGAGTGTTTCACGCAGGTAAGGGCCCACGTAAAGATTGTCGATAAAGAGCACACTGAACTCATTGAGGCCACGACTGCGCAGTTCTTCGAGGCGCGGAGCCGTAAGCTCATCGTTGCACTCGACGATAACCTCTCCGGTGGCGGAGTCGACAATATCCGTCGACACAAACTTGCCAAGGACGCTCTCCTCGCTCAGGGGAATGAATTCAATCCCGGCATCGGCGATTTTGCGCACCGCGGCTTTTGTAAACTTGCGGCTCTCGCGAACAATAATTTCGCCGGCGGCGTCGACAACATCGCGATCGGCACGCTGGCCAAGGAGCAGGTTGACGTTGACGCGCTTTTTATAGCCCTCGCCGTCCCAGACAATCTCTTCGACATCGTAATAATAATTGAGCAGCTCTTCGGCAGTATAGCCGAGAGCCTTGAGCAGCACCGTAGCGGGCAGTTTGCGCCGCCGGTCGATACGCACCCAAATGATATCTTTATGATCAAAGTCGAAATCGAGCCAGGATCCGCGATAGGGAATGACGCGCGCGTTATAGAGGATCTTGCCGCTAGCGTGGGTTTTCCCCTTATCATGGTCAAAAAACACCCCCGGGGAGCGGTGCAACTGGCTGACAATGACTCTTTCTGTCCCGTTAATGATGAAGGTTCCGTTATCGGTCATCAGGGGAATTTCCCCAAAATAGACTTCTTGCTCTTTAATATCGCGAATCGACTGGACACCGGAATCCTTATCGACATCCCAGGACACCAGCCGAACCTTGACTTTCATCGGGGCGGCGAAGGTCATGCCGCGCTGATGACATTCTTCCACATCGTACTTGGGCGTACCGAGTCCATAGGAAACATATTCGAGAGAACAGGTCTCACTGAAATCACGAATCGGAAAAACGGAGCGAAAAACGGCTTCAAGGCCTGTATTTCGGCGCGCCGAAGGAGGCAGCTCCGCCTGGAGGAAACGCTTGTAGGAATTCTTCTGTATCTCGATAAGGTTGGGGATATCAATAACCCGCGTAACCTCGGTGAAATGTTTCCTCAGAAGCTGGTTATTCGCAACGGAATAAGCCATGTTTTCTCCTTTGAGTGAAGAAAGTAGAACAGCCAAGGCCGCACACGGCGACCTTGGCTTTGGCCTGCTTGATGCAGAGAAATGTTCAAACTACTTGAGTTCGACGCCGGCACCAGCTTCTTCGAGCTGCTTCTTGAGGTCTTCGGCTTCGGCCTTGGTCAGGCCCTGCTTGACCGGCTGAGGAGCCCCTTCGACCAGATC
Coding sequences:
- the rpoB gene encoding DNA-directed RNA polymerase subunit beta; this encodes MAYSVANNQLLRKHFTEVTRVIDIPNLIEIQKNSYKRFLQAELPPSARRNTGLEAVFRSVFPIRDFSETCSLEYVSYGLGTPKYDVEECHQRGMTFAAPMKVKVRLVSWDVDKDSGVQSIRDIKEQEVYFGEIPLMTDNGTFIINGTERVIVSQLHRSPGVFFDHDKGKTHASGKILYNARVIPYRGSWLDFDFDHKDIIWVRIDRRRKLPATVLLKALGYTAEELLNYYYDVEEIVWDGEGYKKRVNVNLLLGQRADRDVVDAAGEIIVRESRKFTKAAVRKIADAGIEFIPLSEESVLGKFVSTDIVDSATGEVIVECNDELTAPRLEELRSRGLNEFSVLFIDNLYVGPYLRETLLVDKIAGSEEAIIEIFRRLRPGDPPTLKSATNLFDSLFFNPERYDLSTVGRLKLNYKLGLDTPLEHTTLTKEDILEVVRYLIDMRNGKGAIDDIDHLGNRRVRTVGELLENQYRIGLVRMERAIKERMSLQDVDSLMPHDLVNSKPVSAVVKEFFGSSQLSQFMDQTNPLSEITHKRRLSALGPGGLTRERAGFEVRDVHPTHYGRVCPIETPEGPNIGLIASLSTYARINEYGFVETPYRIVHDGQVSSEIKYFSALEEENHAIAQANAPLTDDDRFQNELVTARKNGEFIMANREDIELMDVSPKQLVSVAASLIPFLENDDANRALMGSNMQRQAVPLLRSDAPLVGTGMERIVAHDSGASVVARHNGVVETVDAARIVVKIDENEVDETGTGVDIYNLIKFARSNQNTCLNQKPIVRVGNRVKRGDIIADGPSTEWGELALGQNVLVAFMPWEGYNFEDSILISEKLVKEDRYTSIHIEEFECVARDTKLGKEEITNDIPNLGEDALANLDESGIIRIGAEVGPGDIMVGKITPKGETQLSPEEKLLRAIFGEKAGDVRDTSLRVPPGVEGVVIGARVFSRKGADKDSRTEIIEKSEIDKLLKDQDDEIRIIRNSARAKLRNILLGQTSAVTITDDKGNVLLGKGVKINEDALMRIPVVRWAELSLTGADEAEEKLAELLRRLREREDLIRGVFADKIEKIKRGDDLPPGVIKMVKVYIAIKRKLQVGDKMAGRHGNKGVLSRVLPEEDMPYMADGTPVEIVLNPLGVPSRMNVGQILETHLGLAARGLGLQIQAALEEKFGIAQLKDKIKTAYDDKETSVFIDELTDEDTLALARRLSSGIPMASPVFEGVPEALVKDALSRADCPTSGQVTLHDGKTGEAFKEQVTVGIMYMLKLHHLVDDKIHARSIGPYSLVTQQPLGGKAQFGGQRLGEMEVWAMEAYGAAHALQEFLTVKSDDVAGRTRIYESIVKGKHTLEAGLPESFNVLIKELQSLCLDVELLEEEEE